Proteins encoded together in one Procambarus clarkii isolate CNS0578487 chromosome 67, FALCON_Pclarkii_2.0, whole genome shotgun sequence window:
- the LOC138355404 gene encoding neurofilament heavy polypeptide-like has product MEADGISTSINISDHITDQVKPGDATEPGDATKPGDATEPGDATEPGDATEPGDATEPGDATEPGDATEPGDATEPNDATEPGDATEPGDATEPGDATEPNDATEPGDATEPNDATEPGDATEPGDATEPNDATEPGDATEPGDATEPGDATEPGDATEPGDVRHLPKHCMLDNTKQLALVIT; this is encoded by the exons ATGGAGGCAGATGGCATCTCTACTTCTATTAATATCTCGGACCACATCAC AGATCAGGTGAAGCCAGGTGACGCCACGGAACCAGGTGACGCCACGAAGCCAGGTGACGCCACGGAACCAGGTGACGCCACGGAACCAGGTGACGCCACGGAGCCAGGTGACGCCACGGAACCAGGTGACGCCACGGAGCCAGGTGACGCCACGGAACCAGGTGACGCCACGGAACCAAATGACGCCACGGAGCCAGGTGACGCCACGGAACCAGGTGACGCCACGGAACCAGGTGACGCCACGGAACCAAATGACGCCACGGAACCAGGTGACGCCACGGAACCAAATGACGCCACGGAACCAGGTGACGCCACGGAGCCAGGTGACGCCACGGAACCAAATGACGCCACGGAGCCAGGTGATGCCACGGAACCAGGTGACGCCACGGAGCCAGGTGACGCCACGGAACCAGGTGACGCCACGGAGCCAGGTGACGTCAGGCACCTCCCCAAGCACTGCATGCTAGACAACACCAAGCAACTTGCCTTGGTGATTACCTAG
- the LOC123767524 gene encoding uncharacterized protein, whose product MTTCLIVLSIEADKPRFPKVVVYPARGGGGGSGGVRSGGVRGGVRGGGSGDGVHGDGGVRGGSGGGVHGGGGVHGDGGVRGGSGVHGGSGGGVHGDGGVRGGSGGGVRGGVRGGGSGGIKLVM is encoded by the coding sequence ATGACAACCTGTTTGATCGTTCTGTCTATTGAGGCTGATAAACCACGCTTCCCGAAGGTGGTTGTCTATCCCGCTCGCGGCGGCGGCGGAGGCAGCGGCGGAGTTCGCAGCGGCGGAGTTCGCGGCGGAGTTcgcggcggcggcagcggcgacGGAGTTCACGGCGACGGCGGAGTTCGTGGCGGCAGCGGCGGCGGAGTTCACGGCGGCGGCGGAGTTCACGGCGACGGCGGAGTTCGCGGCGGCAGCGGAGTTcacggcggcagcggcggcggaGTTCACGGCGACGGCGGAGTTcgcggcggcagcggcggcggaGTTCGCGGCGGAGTTcgcggcggcggcagcggcggaATTAAATTAGTCATGTGA